One Moorella sp. E308F genomic region harbors:
- the speE gene encoding polyamine aminopropyltransferase, which translates to MQGIWFSELQTPGLALSVKLKKTLHHEKTPYQDLAVVETEAYGRMLLLDNIIQTTVGDEFFYHEMMAHVPLNTHPNPRTALVIGGGDGGVIREIIKHPSIEKATLVEIDARVVANAREYLPEIACGLDDARVEIRFEDGIEHVRQMENTYDVIIVDSTDPIGPAVGLFSTEFYRNVYRALKPDGLFVAQTESPLFNARLIRRIQRDLAEIFPIARLYLTTVPTYPGGFWSFSLGSKEYDPLEVDWKKAPQLVTRFYTPAIHQAAFALPPFVQEILEKRDEEEF; encoded by the coding sequence TTGCAAGGCATCTGGTTTTCTGAACTGCAAACCCCCGGCTTGGCTCTATCCGTCAAGCTGAAAAAAACCCTGCACCACGAAAAAACGCCCTATCAGGACCTGGCTGTGGTGGAGACGGAGGCTTACGGGCGCATGTTGCTCCTGGATAACATAATCCAGACCACAGTGGGTGATGAATTTTTTTACCACGAGATGATGGCCCACGTACCTTTAAATACCCACCCCAATCCCCGTACGGCCCTGGTCATTGGCGGCGGTGACGGTGGTGTTATCCGGGAAATTATCAAACATCCCAGCATTGAAAAAGCCACCCTAGTGGAAATTGACGCCCGGGTGGTGGCCAACGCCAGGGAATACCTGCCGGAGATCGCTTGCGGCCTGGACGATGCCCGGGTGGAGATCCGCTTTGAAGACGGCATCGAGCACGTCCGCCAGATGGAAAACACCTATGACGTGATTATTGTGGATTCCACCGATCCTATTGGCCCGGCGGTAGGGCTCTTCAGCACCGAATTTTACCGTAACGTTTACCGGGCTTTAAAGCCGGACGGGCTCTTTGTCGCCCAGACAGAGTCACCTCTCTTTAACGCCAGGCTTATCCGGCGTATCCAGCGGGATCTGGCAGAGATTTTCCCTATTGCCCGCCTGTACCTGACCACGGTACCCACATACCCCGGCGGTTTCTGGAGCTTCAGCCTGGGGAGCAAGGAGTATGATCCCCTGGAGGTTGACTGGAAAAAGGCACCCCAGCTGGTGACCCGTTTCTACACCCCGGCCATCCACCAGGCAGCCTTTGCCCTGCCGCCCTTTGTCCAGGAAATCCTTGAAAAGCGGGACGAAGAGGAGTTTTAG
- a CDS encoding Na/Pi cotransporter family protein: MSSLIFPIATGLAGGLALFLFGMHLISTGLQKAAARQVQQLLGAVTKNRFFGMLAGLVVTIFLQTSAVTTVLLVGFVSAELMSLGQALGVILGAAIGSTLTAQLIALRLSDYALWAVAAGLIPYFFARRLRWRYLGQAILGFGLIFYGAALMGTAVAPLNTLPGFKTALSPLAAHPWLMMLAATLFTGVVQASAATVVLAMTLAAQGALPLEAALAMVLGANLGTTATALISSIALSREAKRVALAHFFFKLAGTLLFLPFLGLYSYLSRLTSPDIARQVANGHTLFNVINMILFLPFTPRVGRLMEKVLPSAPEEEKVAKYLDTKVLEIPELALARATQELLRMAGIIREEMFPRVMQPLAEREVELLEKLRSLDNILDYLYRAVARYLAQLNQGNLTDDQLVAQTKLLYIANDLEHIGDVVVEMAHQWRKIEASGVEFSPAGQAELQEMFNKVKENFATAIQAFAADDEALAARVIRDHPEILRLEKNLRYSHFQRLQQENRLSLETTSIHMDLINQLLRLNMHSVSIAQAVMGII; this comes from the coding sequence TTGAGTTCGTTGATATTCCCCATTGCCACCGGGCTGGCAGGTGGTCTGGCCCTTTTCCTTTTTGGCATGCATCTTATCAGTACCGGCCTGCAAAAGGCGGCGGCCCGCCAGGTGCAGCAGCTCCTGGGGGCGGTAACGAAAAATCGCTTCTTTGGTATGCTGGCGGGGCTGGTGGTGACCATTTTCCTTCAGACCAGCGCTGTCACGACGGTGCTGCTGGTAGGCTTTGTCAGCGCGGAGCTCATGAGCCTGGGCCAGGCCCTGGGGGTCATCCTGGGGGCGGCTATTGGCTCTACCCTGACGGCCCAGCTTATTGCCCTGCGCCTCAGCGACTACGCCCTGTGGGCCGTGGCAGCCGGCCTCATACCATACTTCTTTGCCAGGCGCCTGCGCTGGCGCTACCTGGGACAGGCTATCCTCGGTTTTGGCCTTATCTTTTACGGGGCGGCCCTTATGGGTACGGCCGTAGCCCCCTTAAATACCCTGCCCGGCTTTAAAACTGCCTTGAGCCCCCTGGCCGCCCACCCCTGGCTAATGATGCTGGCAGCCACCCTTTTTACCGGCGTTGTCCAGGCCAGCGCGGCAACAGTGGTCCTGGCTATGACCCTGGCCGCCCAGGGTGCCCTGCCCCTGGAAGCGGCTCTGGCCATGGTCCTGGGAGCCAACCTGGGTACCACAGCTACAGCCCTCATTTCCAGCATTGCCCTGTCCCGGGAAGCCAAAAGGGTAGCCCTGGCCCATTTCTTTTTTAAGCTGGCGGGTACCCTCCTCTTTCTACCCTTTTTGGGACTGTACAGTTATTTATCCCGGCTGACTTCTCCGGATATTGCCCGCCAGGTGGCCAACGGCCACACCCTTTTTAATGTTATTAATATGATCCTCTTTCTTCCTTTTACTCCCCGGGTAGGCCGCCTTATGGAAAAGGTCCTCCCCAGCGCTCCCGAGGAAGAAAAGGTGGCCAAGTACCTGGATACAAAAGTCCTGGAGATACCAGAACTGGCCCTGGCCCGCGCGACCCAGGAGCTTTTACGCATGGCCGGCATCATCAGGGAAGAGATGTTTCCCCGGGTGATGCAGCCCTTAGCCGAGCGGGAAGTTGAATTACTGGAAAAGCTGCGCAGCCTGGACAATATCCTTGACTATCTTTACCGGGCGGTGGCCAGGTATCTCGCCCAGTTGAACCAGGGCAACCTTACCGACGACCAGTTAGTGGCCCAGACCAAGCTCCTCTATATAGCCAATGACCTGGAGCATATTGGCGACGTGGTCGTGGAAATGGCCCACCAGTGGCGGAAAATTGAAGCCAGCGGGGTGGAGTTTTCCCCGGCGGGGCAGGCTGAACTCCAGGAGATGTTTAATAAAGTCAAGGAGAATTTTGCGACGGCCATCCAGGCCTTCGCCGCCGATGACGAAGCCCTGGCTGCCAGGGTCATAAGGGATCATCCTGAAATCTTACGCCTGGAAAAGAACCTGCGCTACTCCCATTTCCAGCGGTTGCAGCAGGAGAACCGCCTCAGTTTAGAAACCACATCCATCCACATGGATCTCATCAACCAGCTCCTGCGCCTCAACATGCATAGCGTCAGCATAGCCCAGGCGGTTATGGGGATTATTTAA
- the speB gene encoding agmatinase yields MASSDNYEAARVVLAGIPFDATTSFRPGARWGPQAIRAVSEVLEEYSPYLKRELGQVPFYDAGDLDLVPGRVEANLERMETAAAALFQDGKLPLFLGGEHLVSYPLIRAARRHYPGLAVLHFDAHADLREEYLGERLSHATVMRLVAEEIGPGNLYQFGIRSGTWGEFAYGQEETNFFMDVITTPLEKLVPELASRPLYVSIDIDVVDPAFAPGTGTPEPGGCTPREILQVIYLLRQARVVAFDLVEVCPAYDHGNITAILASKITREAILAWG; encoded by the coding sequence ATGGCCAGTAGCGATAATTATGAAGCCGCCCGGGTGGTCCTGGCGGGCATCCCCTTTGACGCCACCACCAGCTTTCGCCCCGGCGCCCGCTGGGGCCCCCAGGCCATTCGCGCTGTGTCTGAAGTCCTGGAAGAATACAGCCCGTACCTTAAACGCGAACTGGGGCAGGTGCCTTTTTACGATGCCGGCGACCTCGACCTGGTACCGGGCCGGGTGGAGGCCAACCTGGAACGTATGGAGACGGCTGCTGCCGCCCTTTTCCAGGACGGTAAGCTTCCTTTATTCCTGGGGGGGGAGCACCTGGTGAGCTATCCCCTTATCCGGGCGGCCCGCCGCCACTACCCGGGTCTTGCCGTCCTCCACTTTGACGCCCATGCCGATCTGAGGGAGGAATACCTGGGGGAAAGGCTTTCCCATGCTACCGTCATGCGCCTGGTGGCAGAGGAAATCGGCCCGGGCAACCTTTACCAGTTTGGCATCCGTTCCGGTACCTGGGGCGAATTCGCCTACGGCCAGGAAGAGACCAATTTTTTTATGGACGTCATCACCACCCCCCTGGAGAAGCTGGTACCCGAACTGGCATCTCGCCCCCTCTATGTTAGCATAGATATTGACGTCGTGGACCCAGCTTTCGCTCCCGGCACCGGGACCCCCGAACCGGGGGGCTGTACGCCCCGGGAGATCCTGCAGGTTATCTACCTGCTGCGGCAGGCCAGGGTAGTGGCCTTTGACCTGGTAGAGGTATGCCCGGCCTACGATCACGGTAACATTACCGCCATCCTGGCAAGCAAAATCACCCGTGAGGCTATCCTCGCCTGGGGTTAG